The Azospirillum fermentarium genomic sequence ATCACGCGGGGCATGCGGATCTGCCCCACCGGGTGACCGATGGTGAAGAACAGGCGGGTCGATCCATCGTAGGTCGGTGCAAGGGCCGGCTGCATCACGGTTGCCTCCGAGAGGGATGGAAGGGGGGTGTCAGCCGACCAGCGTGTCGCCGGCGGCAAGCTGGGTGGCGGCGGCCATGCGGATGGCGGCGTTCACCGCCCCGTACTGGTCGTACCCGCCCCGGCGCTCCACCAGTTCGAAGAAGAACCGCCCCTCGAACGGCTGGGTGTAGAGCTGGAAGAACTCCCCCGCGCCGTCGCGGTCGTAGAGGATGTTCAGCCGGGCCATCTCCGACAAAAGATCCTCGTCCATGGGCAGGCGGGCGGCGAGGTCGTCGTAATAATTGGCCGGAATCGGCAGGATCGCCGTGCCCGCCGCCGCCAGCCGTTCGGCGGCGGCGAAGATGTCCGATGTTTCCAGGGCGATGTGATGGACCCCGGCGCCCAGATAGGTTGAGACCGACCGGGCCGCCGCGGTGTTGCGCCCGTTGGCGATGTTGAGCGGGAAGCGCACCCGGCGGCGGGCGTCGGAAATGGCGCGGCTGCGCACCAGCCCGAACGGGTCGGGCAGGATGAACACCGGCTCCGGCGCCAGATCCAGCACCGTGCGGTGGAACAGCACCGCGGAATCCAGCGCCCCTTCGGGCAGAACCTGGGCGATGTGGTCGATGCGGGACAGCTCGCCCGCCGGGGCCGGGCCGTCGGGTGCGGGATCGAGCACGAAATCCGCCTCGAAACCGGTCCGACCACCGGGGCTGCGGGTGGTGAAATAGACCAGTTCGCCGCCGGTGGCGCGGATACCCGCCAGCGGCGCCTCGTTGGGGCCGACACGCCCTTCCGCCCGGTGGCAGCCGAAGGCCTCGGCACGGCCCAGGGCGCGGCGGGGATCGTCCACATCATAGGCGATGGCGCAGACCGAGGGGCCGTGCAGCAGGTAATAGGAATGGGCGGTGGACTGCGGCTCGGCGTTCAGCACGAAGCGGATGTCGCCCTGGCCGTACAGGTCCACGTCCTTGCTGCGGTGGCGCCCCATGCGGCGGAAGCCGATCTGCTGGAGCATCCGGGCCAGCTTGGCCTGGGCCTCGTGGTTCACGGCGAATTCGACGAAGGCGATCCCGTCCAGCCGGGCCGGCGGCGGCGGGTCGAACAGCTCCACCCGGCGGGGCGGCGTGGTCTTGCCCTCCGCAACCCGCGCGGTCCCCACCCGGCGGACCTGCTCCTCCACATGCAGCAGGGAGCGCATGGCGTCTTTGGCGGTCTGGCGGGCCGGGGCGCTGCGCATGGAATCGCTGAAGATCTCCAGCGACAGCGGGCCGGTGTAGCCGGCGCGCAGCGCCGCCTCGGTAAAGGCGCCCACGTCGAATTCGCCCTGGCCGGGCAGGCAGCGGTGGTGCCGGCTCAGCATCAGCGTCGCCATGTCCAGCCGCGGCGCGTCGGCAAGCTGAACGAAGAAGATGCGGTCGCCCGGCACGCCGGCCACCCCGCTCCAGTCGTGCGGCAGGGCCAGGGTGTGGAAGCTGTCGAGGATCAGGCCCAGATGGGGGTGGGCCGCCTGCTCCACGATTTTCCAGGCGTGGTCGAAGGTGTTGACCCGCGTGCCCCAGGCCAGAGCCTCGTAGCCCAGGCGGATGCTGCGGGCGGCGGCGCGCTCGGCCATGCGGTGAAGCTGATCGGCGGCCAGCCCGTCGTCGTCGATGGCGTCGGCCTCGACGTTGGAACACACCAGCATCAGGGATACGCCCAGATCACCCATCAGGTCGAACTTGCGCTCCAGCCGGTCGAGGGTCCGGCGGAAGCGGGCCTCGTCCACCGCCTCGGCGTTGCGGAAGGGCTGGAACAGCTCGATGGTCAGGCCCAGATCGGCGGCCATCGCGCGCACGTCGCGCGGACGCCCGTGGTAGCCGGTCAGGTCCGGCTCGAAGATCTCCACCCCGTCGAAACGGGCGGCGGCGATGGCATCCAGCTTTTCAGGCAGCGTACCGCTCAGCGATACGGTCGCTATGGACCGGCGCATATCCTCATCCTCCCATGAACCGCAGGCCCTTGTGATGGACCCGTTTTTTCGCGCGGGCCGTCGAGGGCACGCTTTTCATGAGGATGGAGATAGCAGAAAGCCGTGGGGCCGGAAGCTGCCGGGGGTCACTTTATCACGTGACGAAAGTCACATTCGTAATCATTTTTGCCATGTCGTGGCTGGAAATAACCATTTCTTTCCGCACCTGCACAATGCCATCCGGGTGTGTGTTCAGCGTTTGGCCGTGCGCACCGCCTTGACCGCCAGTTCGGTACGCGACTGCACCCCCAGCTTTTCCATGATGCGGCTGACGTAGTTCTTCACCGTCCCTTCGGCCAGGAACAGGGTACCTGCGATGTGGCGGTTGCTCTGCCCCTGGGCGATCAGATCCAGGATGGCCTGTTCCCGGTCGGTCAGGTCGGCGAGACCGGCCAGGACGGCATCGTCGGGCGGGTCGGCGGGGCGGGACCGGCGCAGCTCGTCGAACAGCTTGCGGGCGATGTTGGGGGAAATGCGCGCCTCCCCCCGCATGACGCCGCGGATGGTGTCGAGGATCTCGGCCTCCGAGGAATCCTTCAGCAGATAGGCGGCGGCCCCGGCGGAAATCGCCCCCAGCACCAGATCGTCGGTGTCGAAGGTGGTCAGCACCACCACCTGCGTGCCGGGGAATTCCCCCAGGATGAGCTTGGTGGCGGCGATGCCGCCCAGCCGCGGCATCTGGATGTCCATCAGCACCACGTCGGGGCGAAAGCGGCGGCACATCTCCACCGCCTCGGCCCCGTCGGCGGCCTGTCCCACCACCTCGATGTCGGGTTCCAGGGAGAGCAGGCTGGCGAAGGCGCGGCGGATGAGCTGCTGATCCTCGGCAATGACGATGCGGATGGACGACATGGGCGGCACGCGGGGTCCGGTTCAGGGCAAGGGTGTCAGCAGACGGCCATCGGCCCCCCGCGGTCAAGAGGCCACCCGCCTGGACAAGCGCCCGTCGCGGATGCTTGATACCGGGAGGGAACCGCCCCCGATACTGACGAAACGCACGGATTCGGCATGACCAACGTCACTTTCGCCCGGAAACCGGCCGGTGGACGGCACAGCCGCCTTCCCCCCGCCCTGCGGCGGGTGCTGCGGGCGCTGGATCCGCGGCTGCGGCTGGCGGCGGCGGTCGGCTGGTCCATCGCGCTGGTGTCGCTGGCCATGGCGCTGCTGGTGGGGTTCTGGACCATGCGCGAGGCGCGCGAGGCGCTGGAGCGCGAGATCGGCCAGCTCTACGCCACCCACGCACAGCGCCTGATCGACACCATCGACACCAATCTGGCCGGGCGGCGGGAGTGGGTTGCCGCCTCGGCCACCTTGATCGGCGTGCGCGACGGCGATCTGGCCGGGCCGGATACGGAGCGCACCCTGAACGACCTGAAGGGGGCGCTGAACGAGATCGAATGGGCCGGCATCATCGACCTGAACGGCATCGTGGTGGCGGGAACCGGCGGGGTGCTGGTGGGCCATTCGGTGGGGGCGCGGCCCTGGTACACCGGGGCCTTCCTCGGTCCCTACATCGGCGACGTTCACAGCGAGTTGCTGCTCGACCGCTTCCTGCCCCCCACCCGCGACGGGGAGCCGCGGCGGTTCGTGGAGCTGTCGGCACCGATCCTGGACCGCGCCGGCACCATCCGCGGGGTGCTGGCCGTGACGCTGGGGTGGTCGTGGATCGAATCCCTCCAGCGCGGCACGCTCGCCACGCTGAAGGACCGGCCGGGGGCCGAGGTGCTGTTGCTGGGCATCGACGGCACGGTGCTGTTCGGGTCGCACCAGACCCCGCGGCGCAGCCACATCGACCTGTCGGCCTACCCCTTCGGCACCTCCCACAGCGTGGAGCGCGGGCTGCTGAGCGGCATCGCGCGCAGCAGCGGCTTTGCCGATTTCCCCGGCCTGGGATGGAGCGTCATGGTGCGCGAGCCGGCGGCCATCGCGTTCCGCACCGCCGACCGCGCGTCCATTTCCATCTTCACGGTGATCGCACTCGGCGGGCTGCTGGCGACGCTGGCCAGCGTGCTGGTGACCGGGCGCATCATGGGCCGCCTGAGTGCTGTGGCGGAAGCGGCGGACGATCTGCGCACCGGGCGCAAGACCACCTTCACCGGCCCGGTCAGCCGTGACGAGGCCGGGCGCATCGGGCGCTCCATCGCCTCGCTGATCGCCACCTTGCAGCAGGCCAACGCCGAACTGTCCGCCGTGAACGAGGAACTGGACGCCCGCGTGGAGGAGCGCACACGCGAGATCGAGCGTCTGAGCAACGAGGCCCGCGCCGCCGCCCTGGTGCGCGAACGGCTGCGGATCTCCCGCGACCTGCACGACACCGTGGCCCACACGCTGCTGGGGCTGCTGACCCAGATCCGGCTGATCCGGCGGCTGGTGGACGCCGATCCCTCCCGCCTGCCCGACGAGATCCGCCGCGCGGACGAGGCGGCGCAGGAGGGGCTCGCCCATGCCCGCAGCGCCGTGTCGCAACTGCGCTATTCCCCCGTGCGCGACGACGGCTTCGGCCCGGCGTTGCGGCGGCTGGCCGCCATGCAGCAGGACCGCACCGCCGCGCGCCTGATCCTGGACATGGACGGGGCGGTGGAAAGCATGACCGGTCAGACTCCCGAAACCCTCTATCGCATGATCGAGGAGGCGCTGCGCAACGCCATCCGCCACGCAAACGCCGAGACCATCCAGCTCACCGTTGCCGTCGGTGACGGGGGAGAGGGGAAACAGACACTTTACGTCGCCGTGCGGGACGACGGTGCCGGTTTCGACCGTGCGGTGGACCAGGCCAACCATTTCGGCCTGCTGGGCCTGCACGAACAGGCCGAGTTGATCGGTGCGGCCCTGTCGGTGAACAGCGCCCCCGGACAGGGCACCGTCGTGGCCGTGTCCGTCACCATTCCCAGCTTACCCGGCGGGTGAAACCGCCGGAGACCGTTCCTTGGCGTGAGGCATAAAGGGAGATCGTGCCCCACGGGGTGGAGACCGCCCTTACCACTGGCCGCAACACGATTCCGGCAGTCACCATTTCGACGGCGATTTTCCCGCCGAGCCCAGCCCAGATACACACGCGTGGGATTTATCAATTCATAGGATGGCGAATAACGCTCACCGATACAATCTTTCATTGATACAAAAAGTTGTTTTGATAAAAAATTTACAGCCAAATCTGCCGCAGGCGTAAATAGGAATTATGATCCAAGAAATTATGCCGTATTATGCAGGACATTATGCTTCATTATGCGTTGACTAATGTATTCATGCCGCATAACATTAAAAAATAAATTGCGCATATTGATGCATTGATGACTATATTTTCATGAATCATTTTTTCTTGATTCATATTTTATAATAAAAATACGGCTGAAATTATATTAATAAAAAATGTTATGTGCTGTGCGGCAATAATTAATTTGTATTATAATTTATATTCAACGTTAACTAATATAGTAATGCCAATTTGTTTCTGAGATATCTCTTGTAATTTCCGAGTTTCAGTCCGCATTTATTCTTTATTGGTGCTGCCGATCACACTGATTAAATAAAAATAGATGCAATGACTGCACTGGTTCTTGTCGAGGAACGCTGATGTTTCGATTTCGCTGGTTGCTTCTGTCATCGGCTGCTTTGTTTTCCGCGCCTTCCGCCTTCGCCGACGGTCCGGTCTTGCCGGCCGGAGGGCAGTATGCCGCGGGAGCCGGCACCATCAGCCAGTCTGGTGCGGCGATGACCGTCACCCAGACGAGCAACCGCGGCGTCATCGACTGGAAGGGCTTCAACATCGGCCAGGGCGGCACGGTTCACGTCGATAACGGTGGCGGAGCCACCCTCAACCGGGTGACCGGCGGTCAGGCGTCGTCGATTGCCGGCACGCTCACGGCGACCGGCTCGCTGTATCTGGTGAACCCCCAAGGGGTGGTCGTCGCCCCATCGGGGGTGGTGAAGGCCGGTGGGGATGTCGTCGTTACGACCCATGACATCTCCAACCAGACCTTCATGTCCGGTGGCCCGGCGCTGCTCAAGAGCGATGCGCCCGGCACCATCAGCAATCTCGGGCGGGTGACCTCGTCGGGCGGCGATGTCATCCTGATCGCACGCGAGGTCGGCAACGGCGGCACGATCCAGGCTCCCAAGGGCACCGCCGTCCTGGCCGGCGGAACCGAGGTGCTGCTCACCGAAAAGAGTGGCCACAGCGATGAACGGGCATTCGTACGGGCCGGTGTGGGCCGGATCGACAACCAGGGTGTGATCGAGGCCGCCCAGGCGGAGTTGAAGGCCGCCGGCGGCAATATCTACGCCCTGGCCGGCAACAATGGCGGCATCGTCCGCGCCACCGGCTCCGAAACACGGGGTGGGCGCATCCTGCTGACCACCGAGGACGGCGACATCACCAATTCCGGCACCCTGGCCGCGCGGAACGCCGATGGCGCGGGCGGGCAGGTGGCGGTTCAAGCACCCCGCGGCACCATCCAGCACACCGGCACGATCGACGCGCGCGCCACCGGCGCCGGCAAGACCGGGGGCACGGTGACGATGACCGGCGACCGTGTTGGGTTGATGGACGGTTCGTCCATCAACGCCTCGGGGCCGGGGGGTGGCGGGTCGGTGAAGGTCGGCGGCGACGCCCGCGGGGCCGGCCCCCTGCCCAACAGCCGCAAGGTGCTGGTCCAGAAGAACGCCACCGTCCGCGCCGACGCCACCGACCGGGGCAAGGGCGGGCAGGTCGTGGTGTACGGCGCCGAAACGGCCCAGGTTCACGGCACCGTCACCGCCCGCGGCGGCGTCAACGGCGGTGACGGCGGGTTCATCGAAACCTCCGCCGCCCACCTGGATGTAACGGCCCCCCCGGACGCAGGCGCGGACAAGGGAGCAGCGGGACAGTGGCTGATCGACCCGTTCGATCTGGTCATCAGCACCGCCGGTCCCGACACCAACATCGTCACGGGTGGGTCGCCGTGGACGGCAAACGATACGTCAACCGCCGCCACCGTGGCGATCTCGACCATCCTGACGGCGCTGAACAGCGGCGACGTCAGCATCTCCACCCAGGGCGGGCTGGACGCCACCCACGGCGACATCACCATCGCCGACGGCATCTCGTTCGCCACCGACCGGACGCTCAACCGCACCCTGACCCTGACCGCGGCCAAGAACGTCATCGTCAACGGTGCGATTGCCCCTGCGTCGGGAACGGCGGGCCTCAGCCTCGCCTTTTCCGCCACCTCCAAGGTCCAGGTCAATCAGCCGGTCAGCACCGGCGGCGGCGCCATCGCCTTCAACGGGCAGAACAACGGGGTCGAACTGGCCGCCGACATCAGCACCGTGCGGACGGGCGGCACCGGCGGCGCCATCGACATCACCGGCAACCTGCAGGCCCTGACGGTGAACGGTGCCCGGACCCTGACCAGCGGAGGCGGCCTCATCGCCCTGCACAACGGCTTCGTCGATGCCCACGCCGCGACGGGGGACAGCCTGACCCTCACCGCCGGGGCGGGGGCCGTGACCTTCGA encodes the following:
- a CDS encoding bifunctional sugar phosphate isomerase/epimerase/4-hydroxyphenylpyruvate dioxygenase family protein, with the translated sequence MRRSIATVSLSGTLPEKLDAIAAARFDGVEIFEPDLTGYHGRPRDVRAMAADLGLTIELFQPFRNAEAVDEARFRRTLDRLERKFDLMGDLGVSLMLVCSNVEADAIDDDGLAADQLHRMAERAAARSIRLGYEALAWGTRVNTFDHAWKIVEQAAHPHLGLILDSFHTLALPHDWSGVAGVPGDRIFFVQLADAPRLDMATLMLSRHHRCLPGQGEFDVGAFTEAALRAGYTGPLSLEIFSDSMRSAPARQTAKDAMRSLLHVEEQVRRVGTARVAEGKTTPPRRVELFDPPPPARLDGIAFVEFAVNHEAQAKLARMLQQIGFRRMGRHRSKDVDLYGQGDIRFVLNAEPQSTAHSYYLLHGPSVCAIAYDVDDPRRALGRAEAFGCHRAEGRVGPNEAPLAGIRATGGELVYFTTRSPGGRTGFEADFVLDPAPDGPAPAGELSRIDHIAQVLPEGALDSAVLFHRTVLDLAPEPVFILPDPFGLVRSRAISDARRRVRFPLNIANGRNTAAARSVSTYLGAGVHHIALETSDIFAAAERLAAAGTAILPIPANYYDDLAARLPMDEDLLSEMARLNILYDRDGAGEFFQLYTQPFEGRFFFELVERRGGYDQYGAVNAAIRMAAATQLAAGDTLVG
- a CDS encoding response regulator; amino-acid sequence: MSSIRIVIAEDQQLIRRAFASLLSLEPDIEVVGQAADGAEAVEMCRRFRPDVVLMDIQMPRLGGIAATKLILGEFPGTQVVVLTTFDTDDLVLGAISAGAAAYLLKDSSEAEILDTIRGVMRGEARISPNIARKLFDELRRSRPADPPDDAVLAGLADLTDREQAILDLIAQGQSNRHIAGTLFLAEGTVKNYVSRIMEKLGVQSRTELAVKAVRTAKR
- a CDS encoding histidine kinase; translation: MTNVTFARKPAGGRHSRLPPALRRVLRALDPRLRLAAAVGWSIALVSLAMALLVGFWTMREAREALEREIGQLYATHAQRLIDTIDTNLAGRREWVAASATLIGVRDGDLAGPDTERTLNDLKGALNEIEWAGIIDLNGIVVAGTGGVLVGHSVGARPWYTGAFLGPYIGDVHSELLLDRFLPPTRDGEPRRFVELSAPILDRAGTIRGVLAVTLGWSWIESLQRGTLATLKDRPGAEVLLLGIDGTVLFGSHQTPRRSHIDLSAYPFGTSHSVERGLLSGIARSSGFADFPGLGWSVMVREPAAIAFRTADRASISIFTVIALGGLLATLASVLVTGRIMGRLSAVAEAADDLRTGRKTTFTGPVSRDEAGRIGRSIASLIATLQQANAELSAVNEELDARVEERTREIERLSNEARAAALVRERLRISRDLHDTVAHTLLGLLTQIRLIRRLVDADPSRLPDEIRRADEAAQEGLAHARSAVSQLRYSPVRDDGFGPALRRLAAMQQDRTAARLILDMDGAVESMTGQTPETLYRMIEEALRNAIRHANAETIQLTVAVGDGGEGKQTLYVAVRDDGAGFDRAVDQANHFGLLGLHEQAELIGAALSVNSAPGQGTVVAVSVTIPSLPGG